From the genome of Aspergillus oryzae RIB40 DNA, chromosome 4:
TGGACGACAGCCAAAGCCATGGTAATCATCAGTCCGTATGCCAAGTTCATGGGGTCTCTGTCCAAGTCATTGTCCGCTAGATCCATCATCCACTGCAAGAAatcttcttgtttcttgtAGGACGGGTCATTGAGCTCACGTCTCCTGCGGTGTTGAATCATAGGCAGAATAAGTTGTTCTGCAATCCACCGGAGTTGCGTTTCGAGTCTCTGGACACttggaaggaaaggagcTACCAGGCGACGGAGGAACCTTGGAACAAGCTGCAGTTGCTTGACGGCAATGCGCACATCGTATGTACACTTGGTGATAGTGTTGATCCACTGTTCGCTCCTGCAGAGCCTTTGgccgatgatgatgcggGATGTTGAGTGGGTAACGAGCTTGAGGATCATATGGTACAAATTGATGGGCACATACCGACCTTCACAATAAGGGACTACAGCCGAGAAGGCATGGTGGAGTTCAAAGAGCAGTCGAGGGATTTGACGGTCTATGATCTGAAAGTCAGCGCTGATGCACAGCATATAATGAGATATTTGGTGTAGTAGTAAACTGCACGTGTTTCAGCGGTCTTTCTACATACCCAAAACTGGATTCAACTTCTCCGAAACAGTGCGCGCCGGCAACTCGCTGTTTATGAGTATGTTGGTACATCCTCCCAGGATATTCTGGATGACACCTGGTTAGCAGGATGCATCTTATCTGCCCAGAAATGGGTGGATATGCTCACCTTATACTTAGCACCGACAAGGCTTGCCTGACGTGAATGAAGacctccaacttcttcaagatatttcTGAGGTAGGACGACTAAATCTCCATCCAGCTTGAGAATCCGGAAGGGTTTGGATTTGTACTAAAGTATGATCAGCACCGACGAGTCTTTCTGCGCAGATGGAAACGTACCTTTTCGTATCCATAGTAGATCAGGAAAGGCGCCTTAACGACATAAAGGATACGGTTGAAAAATGGGGGCAGAAGCTTGAAGTGCTTGACGATAGGCAGGCTGGTTCGGCTTGCGTTTGCAGTAGAGCGCTCCATGATAAAATAAAAGGCAAGGAGGCCCACAAAGATAGGGACCCAGTGCCATGCAAGTCCCATTTCTTTCAAATAATCCATGTAATCCATTATGATTAACTAAGGGGCTTTGAGATGAACGAAAATATGTTGGAGatatggatgtggatgtgtGGAGTGCACAGAAAAGATTGTCCTTTCATGAACAGAGTCAaacaggaagatgaaagaagagaaacagacAGATGGAGTAATGAGCAGGTCAATATGCTAGGCGCCATGGCGATTGGATTGGTGTTGTGAAAATCAACAGCATTGCGTTCCAGCAAGCATCAATACAAACGACTATTTATGGGTATTTGCGTATAATTTTACATTACACAAAGACACTGACACCATAAGCTTCAATCGTTGCCAGCATATAATGCTAAGATATATGTATTATAGACGCCCCTTTCCAGTGCTTTTGTAGTCATTTTGCTAGCAGTGATTCGTTGTTACCAAGCTGCACATGAAGAATCACGATAGAACatggttgttcttgttgtcTTGCAAGATTTCAATTATTCATAGAAAGACGTGTCTAGACGTATGTACATCATGCTATCCAAATACAAGCATCAAAGTACCCCCAAACTTTTGCTGTCCCCTTTTATCTTCCAGGTATACCAGTATCGAACGCCAGACGCAAATGCGAAGGATAGAAGAATGTTGGATAAGAACAAGTGTGTAACCAAAGGAAGATGACTCGCAATCACTCAAGTCCAatccattcctcttccccaccTGCGGTGTCAGCCATGTTCTCATCACCATTTGCTGCCATATCATCGGGTTCAACATCCGCCAAAGTTAGGGTGTTGCTGGTCTTTTTGCCAGCAAGTACGGGTTTAGAGAGCAGATAGTTCAGATCGTACAAGTTCTTCTCTGTCATCCTCTTCAGGTTCTCCCGGATGTCGTCAATGGCGCGTTGAACAGCACGAAGTTCTGGCGCAAAAGTACCGGAGTTTTCCTTAAAATATCGGCCATGACTGCTTAGGAGAGATTCAATCCACAGCAAGTTGAACTCTAGGTGTGGGGTTTCCTCAGCAGCGTGAGCAACATAGCGCAGCAGACGAGGGAGGTAGACGGTTGGCAGGGCTCGGACGACATGAGAGATTTCGGACGGCGGGACTGCTTCATGAACAAGGCGGATAAACTTCGACTCGTTCAACCGGAACGCCATAACCAGCGCTTTCAGGAAACTATCATCATTATCGCCTGTGCCTGTTGTATATGCCTGTTTGGCATTCTCAAGAGTCTCCATAATGCTAGACGGGGTGATCGAAATGTCAAGATCAAATGGATCAAAGACATATTCTGTATCCAGGCTATAGATGAGAAGACCCTCCGTAGACGCCGCACAAAATGCACGCCCAGTCGGTGAGAAATTGACGCAAGTGACACGTACTTCCGGCCGAGTGGTACGAGCTCCAGCATCGCCACGCTTTGCGCCAGGGAGAGAGCGATCAACACGGTCTTCGTGATCCGATGCCTCGCCTGTCTCATCGATCAGGCCTCGGGGACCAGCTTCGGTCAAATCGCGACTGTTCAAGATCTCCTGGGTACCATCAAGCGATGTGTTGACGGAAACTGTGTACTTCTTTACCAACGAGCCCGTCCTCACGTCGTACAGGCAAATGTACTTGCTATTGCCTCCAGCGAGGATACAGCTTCCATCGGCGCTGTATGTAATACAGTTGAAGAACTTGGTTCCCGCGGCGTTTGCAGCGGTTTGGCGATCAGTTATCTTGCGACCTCCTGAGACATCACGACGACCATCAATTCCGCTTTCTTGTATTGCATCGGCCACAGACCAGAAAGTCAACTGGCCATCTAGCGATGATGCAGCCACCTGTTTGCCATCTGGCCTAAAAGCAACGCTGAGAACATCAGACACGAGTTGCAATGGCTCGCTGGTCTGTGTTCGCCCGAAAATGCTCCATATGCGAACTGTACGATCCCAACTACCACTGACGAGGTGGTTCCCGTCTGCAGCAAAAGCAAGAGCGGAAACGGGGCCTTCGTGGCCAGTGAGTTGATCAAGCAGTTGTCCAGTCTGAACAGACCATATATGAATGTCGAATGAATCTGGAGATCCGGCACAAACCACTTCGCCACTCGGGTCGACAGCAAgcgaagaaaatgacaatCGAGACGGCGCGGTGAAGGTTCGGAAATTGCGATAACGGATGAGGTCCCACGCTCTTACTGAACCATCCAACGAAGCTGTGAACAAGACACTTCCTTTCTTGGCAAACTGGCAAGCAGTAACTGCGCTGCTGTGTTCCGTAAATGTCACGACGCAGAAGCCCGACTTGACATCCCAGACCTTGACCTTTCCATCGTCGGAAGTAGTAACGATCTTCTGGCCGTCAGGGGAGTAAACTAGGGAGCCCATCGACTCCAAATGACCCTGTTGTTTCAAAATGTACGACTCGGACTGCCATTCCCATACTAGCAATTGGCCATGCTTAGAGGAGCCAAAAGCCAGCCATTCGCCGGATTTGTTTACCGTCACATAGTCGATGTTGCTCTGGGAGACGCTGTTCTCAGTTAGCAATAAGCACAATATTTAGTCTAGAAGGAAGCCATTATACCTTAAAAGGTGGATCATGTTGAACTCTGGCAAGTCGTAGAGCCCGAAAAGACCGTTCGAAAAGCCCACCACTAAAAGATTTGTGGGGGCATGGAATGCAGTGCAATTGACCTTAGCATCATTTTGCATAAAGAAGTCCTTTTTCACAATCCTCCAGCGTGCCTCGTCGACGTCCTCCATGGTATCGgggtctttctttgtcacATATTCCCACCTGAATAAAGCTCCATCTTGACTAACGGTGTAGATCTACAAGAAAGTCAGCTAACGTATAGGCGCACAATAGAGAAGACCTACAGATTCTTGATCAGCAGAAAAGAATGCCGCCTTCACACCTTGCCGATGCCCCGCCAATGTGGTGGGTTCAAAGCCCTCCTCTGGATCCAAGCTCCATACCCGTGCTGTTAAATCCTTGGAAGCAGTGAGAATGAAACGCGAATCGTGAGACCATTCCAAATGCTGGATGACGTCAAAATGACCAGCAAGATCTCGGTGTAAGATGAACGGTGCAAACTCGAGCTCTCCATTATTGTCCGCACCTGGCGTTGAAGGGGTATGCCAAAACTGCAGTCGTCGCCCCACTCCTACAGCAAAGAATCGACCGGACGGGGAAAATTTGAGGGATGAGACACGGCCCTTAAAAGAGAAGTGGTGGATAACAATCCTGCGCTTGAAGTTCGTCAAGATTGCGCGGCCATTTTCATCAACGGATAGCAGGAGGTTGCCTTGGGGGTTTAGATCTAAACGGTCGATGTTCGTGCGGTGCGCAAAGGGGAGAGTGTATGATGTATTGCTTTGCGCGGTGTCGCATTAGTGAGAACTGTCAATTGGTACTTATAGAGATGCGTGTAAGTACATACTGAACAAGGTCGAAGACCGTAACCCGGTTTCCTACCGGGGAAAGCAGACAGGTGCCATCTGGAGTGAAAAGAAGATTTCCTTTGCGATAGACCGTACCCAGCAGGTTGGAAAACTAAAGCATTGTTAGAAGGATTCACTTTGATTTGAGATACCGGGTAAAAAATAATGGAGCTACAGCTAAGGATAACTGACCTTGAAATCCGTCTTCATTGTCGCCAGCCCGTGTAGCCCAGCGTGCAGTCAGTCAATTAATCACCTTTAAATCTGGACCTCCAAAAAAAATGACTTTTCCACCCAAACGGGCGATAAGAGAGCTGATCCGCATGTTAATCCGACACCGATGAGCTAGTCTGGAAGAGGTATAGCGTGAGCCCCAGAATTGGAGGTCAGGTCATGGTCCTGGTCATGCCTTTTTCCTGTTTGCTTCTGTTTGCTTCTCCACTGCTGACAAGACGGGATTCAGGGGCAGTTTaacccaacccaaaccaaaaGAAGGTACGACAAACTGCCGCATCCTCTTGTTTGCCTGTCTTCCTTTACATTCCCAACGGCCATTGATTCCGGACTGGTACTGCTACCCATTGAAATCCTTCCTATTGCTACTTTAGTTTTCCGTTGGCTAATTGTCGTCGAGAGTAGGGCGTCGCTCCTCCCACCATCGTTTTGTTGTTTGTCTTGATTGAATTCCCATCTTTCGTTGATCGACCCCTTTATCACAATGGCCTCCACTACTGAGACTGCCTCCCCCATTGGCATTGCCAACGTAAGTTCTGGATTGCATTCGCAAAATACTCTAAAATGGACCTATAGCTGATTGTTTATTGTAATAGCTTCCCAACCAGCGGTATGTTTCTCGATTAGCTATGGTGGAGAAGGGGTGGAGGGGACTAACTGAAGCTTTACAGTCACAAGATTGTCGCTAAGCGGGGTGCGGCTTTCACTATTATGGTTTGTCTAATCGGACCCCAACATGAGAACCAGATCAGTACTGATAGTCTTCCAGGTTGCTGGAGAGTCTGGCTTGGGAAAGACCACGTTTATCAACACCTTGTTCTCGACGACCATCAAGAACTATGCCGACCACAAGCGTCGTCACCAGAAGCAGATTGACCGAACTGTTGAGATCGAGATCACTAAGGCCGAATTGGAGGAGAAGTTCTTCAAAGGTACACCATAGCACTTCCCGTTCGCTGGACGACAGCTGACGCTCTGGATGTATTTTTACAGTTCGCCTGACCGTCATCGATACCCCCGGATTCGGAGACTACGTCAACAACCGCGATTCCTGGCAACCCATCATTGAGTTCCTCGACGATCAGCATGAGTCCTACATGTTGCAAGAGCAACAGCCCCGCCGCACAGATAAGATCGATATGCGTGTGCATGCCTGTCTGTATTTTATCAGACCCACCGGTCACACTCTGAAGCCCCTCGATATTGAGGTCATGAAGCGCTTGAGCTCTCGCGTCAATCTTATCCCCGTCATTGCTAAGGCCGACACCCTCAGCCCCGCCGATCTGGCTCGATACAAGCAGAGAGTAAGATTGACTTACGTTCTCCATTTGTGAGGTCTTTACTTAACCTATTGCTTTCTTATAGGTTAAAGCTGTCATTGAAGCCCAAGGCATCAAGATTTACACTCCCccgattgaagaagatgatgagcacGCCGCCACCCACGCGCGGAGCCTGATGGCCGCTATGCCTTTCGCTGTGATCGGTTCCGAGAAGGACGTGAAGACTAGCGACAACCGGGTTGTAAAGGGTCGTCAATATGCTTGGGGTGTTGCGGAAGTTGAGAATGAGGACCACTGCGACTTTAAGAAGCTTCGTTCGATCCTGATTCGCACCCACATGCTGGACCTTATTCACACCACTGAGGAGCAACACTACGAGGCCTACCGTGCGCAACAGATGGAGACCCGGAAATTCGGTGAAGCCCGTCCCAGGAAGTTGGACAACCCCAAgttcaaggaagaggaggagtcGCTTCGCAAGCGGTTCACCGAACAAGTCAAGGTCGAGGAGCAGCGTTTCCGACAGTGGGAGCAGAAGCTCATTGCCGAGAGAGACCGTCTCAACAAGGATCTGGAGGCTACGCATGCGGCGTATGTTCCCCCCATTTTTCACCTTCAAATGATAATCACACTAACAAGAAAACAGGATCAAATCACTGGAGCAGGAAATCGAATCTTTGCAGGGCTCATCCACCCGGAGCCATGGACGTCGCTAAGGCACTTTTGGACCACTGCCAACTGTGGTCTTTCGACCAACAGTGGGAAAAGCAGACTTATGCATTCGTCAACTTTAATTCATGTTCATTTGACTACCCCTTGAAATTTTCTTTAACTTTCCTATTTTCGGCTTTGTGTACTCGAGGGAGACAATTTGCATAGGGCATAGACGCCCTGTCCTGAGTTTCGCTGGGTTTTCTTGTTATTATTCTCTTTACCTGCTGGTAGCTAGCGATGGTTTTTCTACATCATTGATAATAACCTACTTGTATTCCGTGGCATGTCAATACACATTTAATTTGTTTGAGTTGTCCATGGAAATATACAAATAATTCGACCTCCGCGGGGGAGCCGCGGGACGCTACTAGAATAGAGTTACCTCAGTGCTCCCGCCGCCATTTTTATTGATTGCCAAGAACGAGAGCTCTTTTCTCCACATCCACTTAAACTGCGACTCTTGCGCGACTCAGATCTACACTTTAGACAGCGGCGTATAGCTAGCATTACCGTGTACAATGCCAGCAACGAAGCAATTTCCCACAAAGCTAGTCCACACTCTCAAGACACATAATGGTAGGctccctccaccttcttcagcttcttcccTCTGACGTCGCCTAGGGCCCGTGAACGCCGTCACATTCTCCAGTTATCCTGGAGCATACGTTCTAACCGGTTCCTCTGATCGTGCTGTCCATCTCTCCCGCGCAATACCCAACAAACCTGGTACGGAAACGACATCCCCGATCCAAAGATACGAAGCGCACGGGTACTCGGTGCTTGATGTCGCCGTCGCGGGTGACAATTCCCGCTTTGCCAGCGTTGGCGGAGACCGACAGGTTTTCCTCTGGGATGTTGAACAAGGCATAACTGTAAAGCGATGGAGTGGACATGCGGCGCGTGTTGAAGCGGTGCAGTTTGCAGGCGAAGGCGACTCAGTGGTCGTTTCTGGTACGCTTCACCAATTTGAAACACCATCGCAGCCTACGCGATGATAACATCAAGTGATTCTAACGTAATTCTATACTTCAGGTAGTGCCGACACGACAATTAATCTCTGGGATACACGATCCAACTCAACAAAGCCAATCCAAACCCTCACCGAAGCCAGCGACACGGTCTCATCCATCCACGTCCACACCCCTACGTATTCCATCGCGAGTGGAAGCTACGACGGCCGTGCCCGTATCTACGATGTTCGCATGGGTCGCACAACGGTCGATGTTCTTGCGCACCCGGTAACGAGCGTGCGCTGTTCGACGGACGGGAATGCCCTCCTGGCTTCAACATTAGACAGTCGCATTCGAATGCTTGATCGCACTGATGGAAAACTCCTCCAAGCGTTTGGGAACGGGGACAAGGGTCCCGGGAAGACCGGGTACCGGAATAGCGAGCTGCGAATCAGGTCTGCGTTTGCCAAGGGGGATGCGATGGTGCTCAGTGGAAGCGAAACGGATAAAGAAGATCGGTCGGCCCAAGCGTACGTATATGCTTGGGATGTTGTGAGCGGGGAACTCGTCGCTAGTGTCCCAGCCGGCGAGGGCGTCAAGGTTGTCAGTTGCGTAGCGTGGAATGAGAAGGGGGGATGTTGGGCTGGTGGATGTTCCGACGGTACGTATTTCCCTTATTCTAACCTCTATCCCTCATTTTCATGCATCATTTCGCGAGCGTCGAGGGATATCTCTCGATCTGCATTTGCCCCCACATATTGAGTCTTGGAATGTGCTAACATGACGTCTCAAAAAATAGGCAGCGTCAAAATCTACGGCTAAAGCAGGCTCCGCCAACCGATGAATAATTAACGTAAAGGTGCCACGTGCACTAGTCACGTTGCACATATCAATTTTCATCAACTACAGCTCACAGGCCTTTGTTAGGCCTACCTCCCAAGAGAGGCGAACGCATCGCAATCCCTAAAGGGAAAACGTCGTGGCACGGATCGCTTCCCTGAGACAAGGCAAACCACTTAAGCCATATCTCAATCTCCACAGCTCGTAGCCACTTACCAAGTGTTCACGGATAGCCATAGTGCCTCGGCTGCGCCACCACTAAGACTTCAAAAACTGGGATATACTTTCCCTAGCACGAACGCATGACAGAGTCACAAACACCGATCTATTGAATAGTTCCTTCGGTTTCCCAGGAATTTATGGATTGCCACTTTGGAGTCGTGAGGGTTATTCGCAGGGTTTTACGATAGGACGAGGCTGGGTTTCAAATTGGTCTGGTTCAAGCTTTTAGGCTCCTGCAATTACGAGTGCTATGGTTTCTCAGCTGACATAGGTTTGTAATGGAAGTACTATGGAATTGTCATTAGTGGAGATAAAACCCAGTCTGAACGAAAATCGTCATTCTAAGAACAAAGGATACGAAGGACAAGATAAATGGCCAGTAGTCAAAGCGTCGTGGATATCGATAACAATCCAAACTTAGATATCTAACCTCCAATCAAAATCATGAACATCAATCACAGTATCTCATACCAAGACATAGGTACCTTCGCTAACTATCAATACAAGTTTGggtgaaagaaaagttaaaaaagaagaatgtaCTGTTATCCATATCGGGTCGTAGTCcaagatgatgagatgagaacTTTTGGGCGCCAGTATAGCTGATTATGAAAGGCATCAACGAAATTTTGCGATCCGGGCGTAAATCATaaatgagaagaagagagttcAGGTCACCACAGATGCTCTCAAAAATAAGAGAATTCGAAAGTAAACCTCGGCATCTTCTGCGGAAGGCCGGTGATACGTTTGGTGTCGAAGCCGGAGTATAATCGAAGGCAGTAAGCCAAATATGATCATAtctcgaattcttcaaggTCCTCGGGCTCATGACTCTCTGCTTCCAAAGCATCCACAGCACGCTGAAGCTCGTGCTCACCGACAAGGATGGTGCCCGCCCGTGCAGTGCTGAGGAAGCTGATCTCAACAGCCTCTATGGAGCTGTCCAAGTCAGGCTGCAGGTGGTGGGTCAGATTGCTGTTGGCTAATTTGCGTCCAGAACCAGGGGTTGGAGGTTTCACGGGTCCGCCCGATCCGACActcgaagagaaaaaacGATTCATGGTGTcatcaaaagaagaaaagccattGAAAGAATGAGACATAATTGTGGAAGAACCGTCCGTGATGTCATCGCCTCGAGCATGCGTAGCGTCTGCCAACCTACCAGCTACGCCACAAACAATACCAGTAGCCTCTAATGGAAGTTTGCGCAGATCTAGCATGATAGGGACAAGGATCTCCTCTTTTGAGCCCAATAAGAGACTGGTTTCGTCATCTGGCTCGGCAGGGAATGTAGGGTCACTCGAGAATCGGGGCAAAAGCCGCTGTTCCAACAAGAGTGAGGCTGCGGGATCGGCAGCCGTCATGGTAAGAGACAGAAAGCGTGGCTTGTCGACGACAAGAGCGATTGTCAGCGCATCGCGTAGTATAGATATAGAGCTGACGTCACTGTTGTCACGATGGTGAACCGCACAATGAACTAAGCGGAGAGATCTATCAACCGAAGGAGTGATGCTATTCTTtcgcaaagaagagaaagtgcGAGTCTGTAATTCATCAAGTGACGATGGTGGAGGAGTGGGCGGGGGAGATCCCAGG
Proteins encoded in this window:
- a CDS encoding cytochrome P450 (predicted protein) — its product is MDYMDYLKEMGLAWHWVPIFVGLLAFYFIMERSTANASRTSLPIVKHFKLLPPFFNRILYVVKAPFLIYYGYEKYKSKPFRILKLDGDLVVLPQKYLEEVGGLHSRQASLVGAKYKNILGGCTNILINSELPARTVSEKLNPVLDRQIPRLLFELHHAFSAVVPYCEGRYVPINLYHMILKLVTHSTSRIIIGQRLCRSEQWINTITKCTYDVRIAVKQLQLVPRFLRRLVAPFLPSVQRLETQLRWIAEQLILPMIQHRRRRELNDPSYKKQEDFLQWMMDLADNDLDRDPMNLAYGLMITMALAVVQTSTMLITHAMYDLMVHPEYLEPLREEIHETLTNGWIRASLSDFGAQRRLDSFLHESQRLNPPSEVSAQRVLGRPLTLSDGVTLPKGTHVCFPSGPMSRDPTVVPDPLTFDGFRWCKDLNAPDGSLTDVSPANLHFGFGGQACHGRFFGAVIAKAVMSRLLAEYDLKFEEGQSGRPENIVNGEQIMPSISTKVLIKKKNVDI
- a CDS encoding ACT domain-containing protein (predicted protein), which translates into the protein MEQSLSLISAQVQFMDDRLALVHIPLDLYPYFLNPILQVLFHEVPPISGNHADFQNGGPDGVHKRAQPAFLNLSITPVECSIMCPRQLANDYFAPLVERFAKDNVSNPCRLSISREDFIAMQVYGEGLEAGQRVLELTSPLAMAGISIFFISTYFSDYIIVPLRSKTQVIRTLEKRGFQFEMSTDAFINNNQFNSCLSPVSSRSASSLGSPPPTPPPSSLDELQTRTFSSLRKNSITPSVDRSLRLVHCAVHHRDNSDVSSISILRDALTIALVVDKPRFLSLTMTAADPAASLLLEQRLLPRFSSDPTFPAEPDDETSLLLGSKEEILVPIMLDLRKLPLEATGIVCGVAGRLADATHARGDDITDGSSTIMSHSFNGFSSFDDTMNRFFSSSVGSGGPVKPPTPGSGRKLANSNLTHHLQPDLDSSIEAVEISFLSTARAGTILVGEHELQRAVDALEAESHEPEDLEEFEI
- the aspC gene encoding septin CDC12 (septin family protein (P-loop GTPase)): MASTTETASPIGIANLYSHKIVAKRGAAFTIMVAGESGLGKTTFINTLFSTTIKNYADHKRRHQKQIDRTVEIEITKAELEEKFFKVRLTVIDTPGFGDYVNNRDSWQPIIEFLDDQHESYMLQEQQPRRTDKIDMRVHACLYFIRPTGHTLKPLDIEVMKRLSSRVNLIPVIAKADTLSPADLARYKQRVKAVIEAQGIKIYTPPIEEDDEHAATHARSLMAAMPFAVIGSEKDVKTSDNRVVKGRQYAWGVAEVENEDHCDFKKLRSILIRTHMLDLIHTTEEQHYEAYRAQQMETRKFGEARPRKLDNPKFKEEEESLRKRFTEQVKVEEQRFRQWEQKLIAERDRLNKDLEATHAAIKSLEQEIESLQGSSTRSHGRR
- a CDS encoding WD40 repeat domain-containing protein (conserved WD40 repeat-containing protein), whose protein sequence is MPATKQFPTKLVHTLKTHNGPVNAVTFSSYPGAYVLTGSSDRAVHLSRAIPNKPGTETTSPIQRYEAHGYSVLDVAVAGDNSRFASVGGDRQVFLWDVEQGITVKRWSGHAARVEAVQFAGEGDSVVVSGSADTTINLWDTRSNSTKPIQTLTEASDTVSSIHVHTPTYSIASGSYDGRARIYDVRMGRTTVDVLAHPVTSVRCSTDGNALLASTLDSRIRMLDRTDGKLLQAFGNGDKGPGKTGYRNSELRIRSAFAKGDAMVLSGSETDKEDRSAQAYVYAWDVVSGELVASVPAGEGVKVVSCVAWNEKGGCWAGGCSDGTFANYQYKFG
- a CDS encoding snoRNA-binding rRNA-processing protein PWP2 (WD40-repeat-containing subunit of the 18S rRNA processing complex) — translated: MKTDFKFSNLLGTVYRKGNLLFTPDGTCLLSPVGNRVTVFDLVHNTSYTLPFAHRTNIDRLDLNPQGNLLLSVDENGRAILTNFKRRIVIHHFSFKGRVSSLKFSPSGRFFAVGVGRRLQFWHTPSTPGADNNGELEFAPFILHRDLAGHFDVIQHLEWSHDSRFILTASKDLTARVWSLDPEEGFEPTTLAGHRQGVKAAFFSADQESIYTVSQDGALFRWEYVTKKDPDTMEDVDEARWRIVKKDFFMQNDAKVNCTAFHAPTNLLVVGFSNGLFGLYDLPEFNMIHLLSVSQSNIDYVTVNKSGEWLAFGSSKHGQLLVWEWQSESYILKQQGHLESMGSLVYSPDGQKIVTTSDDGKVKVWDVKSGFCVVTFTEHSSAVTACQFAKKGSVLFTASLDGSVRAWDLIRYRNFRTFTAPSRLSFSSLAVDPSGEVVCAGSPDSFDIHIWSVQTGQLLDQLTGHEGPVSALAFAADGNHLVSGSWDRTVRIWSIFGRTQTSEPLQLVSDVLSVAFRPDGKQVAASSLDGQLTFWSVADAIQESGIDGRRDVSGGRKITDRQTAANAAGTKFFNCITYSADGSCILAGGNSKYICLYDVRTGSLVKKYTVSVNTSLDGTQEILNSRDLTEAGPRGLIDETGEASDHEDRVDRSLPGAKRGDAGARTTRPEVRVTCVNFSPTGRAFCAASTEGLLIYSLDTEYVFDPFDLDISITPSSIMETLENAKQAYTTGTGDNDDSFLKALVMAFRLNESKFIRLVHEAVPPSEISHVVRALPTVYLPRLLRYVAHAAEETPHLEFNLLWIESLLSSHGRYFKENSGTFAPELRAVQRAIDDIRENLKRMTEKNLYDLNYLLSKPVLAGKKTSNTLTLADVEPDDMAANGDENMADTAGGEEEWIGLE